Below is a window of Humulus lupulus chromosome 2, drHumLupu1.1, whole genome shotgun sequence DNA.
CTGGCTTTTGCATATTTTTGGGCCGGTCCCTGGTTTCATGGAAATCCAAGAAACAGAGTACTATATCTCGTTCCTCTGCCGAAGCAGAATATAGGGCAATGGCTAATACCACATGTGAAATCCTATAGTTGCTTGCTCTTCTCCAAGACCTTGGCATTCCTCATCCGCAACCAGCTCTTTTATACTGTGATAACAACGCTGCAATACACATTTATGAGAATCATGTATTCCATGAGCGCACAAAGCATGTGGACATCGATTGTCACATTGTTCGGGAAAAACTCCAAACTGGTCTGCTAAAATTAGTCCATGTCTCTTCCAACAATAATATAGCTGACATTTTTACAAAGCCTTTGTTTCCTTCTAATTTTCATGGCTTGCTTTCCAAAATGAGTATTACTAATCTGTACCACTCACCTTGAGGGGGAGTCTTACATTAGGCAAAAGTTGTTAGTTAGTTTTGGCTTTAGTTAGCTGGTTGTTACAGCAGTTTTATAtcctctctatatatatatatataaacagagCTTATATATTCGGATTGTATCACGGTGATTCTGAATGAATAAAACAAAATCTTTTCTTTTCCTGTTAcgtaataatataaaaaaactaaTGTCATTTCCACTAATAAATTTGGTGATGATACAATTGTGGAAAAGGGATACGCGCGTTTGTGCAAGTTTAGTGAAATAAGATATACATTTTGATAAGACAATttcacaacaacaacaaaaaagtaGTGTTGTTAACTTAAGTTACCACTCTTTATTattacatattatatatacatgtgtCTAGTCTTGGACACATGAACCAAAATACATCTCACAGATCATCATCGAAGCTAGAGTGCatcccaaaaaagaaaaaaacaaaagaagTCAAACTGATCATCATATATTTCGACGATGATGATCAGTAATAGTCGTCAAGAGATAAGTTGTCCACTGAGCCAAAACTCCCAAAGGGTCCTGATCCATATGATGATGATTTTGATGAGTAGTTATGGGTCATGGAAGAACCACCCAAAAAGTCAAGCAGAGACTCGTTTGAGAAGTTGGTAGTGTCGTAGATGAAGGACATGTTTGTTTGTTGATCATCACTTTCTCCCATGTGTAGTAAAGATCTTATATTGTTGCTCAAGTAATAATCTTCTTCGAAACTTGATGACGAGAGTGGCTCGGATGATGGTGGCTCAACTTTCACAGTGTTTATGTGATCATTATTTGTGTATATAACGAGATCATGATCATCGTGATCTTTGTGATCTTGATGATCTTGATCTTGATCTTGATGTCGTTCTTGCTCAGTACTTGTCTTTTTTTGAGCCTGAATCACctgtttttttgaaaaataatagtgTGTTATTTTAGTTATTATTAgtgaaattataaaaatatatatagatatgaagAAGTTATGTATGGTAGTTGTGTTACATAATTCTGGTTTTCAGTATCTTGATAAACCATGATAAAGTCTCCAAGTCTTAATCCATGTGTGTTAGTGAATTCCCCTAAGAAAATTTCAATAAcagattgttaattaattaaaaaaaaaaagatattaaaTTATATTGTTTATATTTTGGAAAGGGAACGTATGTATACCAGTGTTTTCGAGTACATACATTCTGCTGTTGTTATTAGGCCAAAACCTGCAATAATTGGTAATATTTACATAGTGGGAAAATATTAAAAATCAACATTATTATAGCAAATATTTCTTTTAGTCTAAATCTTTTACTATATCCAGCATCATTTAAATGGGGTGATTTTTTAAATTtacttataaaaaaatatataataattattattattaattaatgaaataataaattgACCTGTATTTGAAGCTCCATACATGCAGGCCATCCAAGTCATCCATATTAATGACCATTCCCTCTTTGGATTCCAGAACTGGAAGGTGAGCCTCAGCTGCTTTCTGGTtaaattatgatatatatatatatagtccaaTAACTTAATCATATACagctataaatatatatcatagCTAAATTAGGTAatattgttaatatttattagttA
It encodes the following:
- the LOC133820028 gene encoding B3 domain-containing transcription factor FUS3-like yields the protein MMMMMMEHQKQPLLHARDLERDHLGLVVTTAHDQVLQENRVDPSLSDPIGLTRDLLTTVTHRKKRLPRQRRSSSTLVNLHFLFPNPGSYSSSHVPQSSLPSTRGIDPGRLRFLFQKELKNSDVSSLRRMILPKKAAEAHLPVLESKEGMVINMDDLDGLHVWSFKYRFWPNNNSRMYVLENTGEFTNTHGLRLGDFIMVYQDTENQNYVIQAQKKTSTEQERHQDQDQDLSSSSFEEDYYLSNNIRSLLHMGESDDQQTNMSFIYDTTNFSNESLLDFLGGSSMTHNYSSKSSSYGSGPFGSFGSVDNLSLDDYY